One region of Chryseobacterium sp. C-71 genomic DNA includes:
- a CDS encoding GPW/gp25 family protein: MKTDDFLGKGWGFPPTFNAITRTVETVSGEKDIQESLQILLSTQLTERIMRSDFGCDLTPLLFENITVTLLTKIKGIIEHAILTYEPRIDVNDIYFGSETNDTQGIIRIEIEYTIRATNSRLNYVFPYYLEEGTFIKI, from the coding sequence ATGAAAACAGATGACTTCTTAGGAAAAGGATGGGGATTTCCTCCGACTTTCAATGCGATCACAAGAACGGTTGAAACAGTTTCCGGTGAGAAAGATATTCAGGAAAGTCTTCAGATTTTATTGAGTACACAGCTTACGGAGAGGATCATGCGATCAGACTTCGGCTGTGATCTCACACCACTTCTGTTTGAAAACATAACAGTAACGCTCCTCACAAAAATTAAAGGCATCATTGAACATGCTATTTTAACGTATGAACCGAGAATAGATGTAAATGATATATATTTTGGCTCAGAAACCAATGATACACAAGGAATTATTAGAATTGAGATTGAATACACGATTCGTGCCACCAACTCTAGGCTTAATTATGTATTTCCGTATTATCTAGAAGAAGGAACTTTTATTAAAATCTGA
- a CDS encoding PAAR domain-containing protein — translation MPAAARTSDIHVCPMVTGTVPHVGGPILPGGNSTVLIGGMPASVVGDSCVCTGPPDTIVKGSSTVLIGGGPAARMGDSTAHGGTIVLGCPTVIIGG, via the coding sequence ATGCCCGCAGCAGCAAGAACCAGTGACATTCACGTTTGTCCGATGGTTACAGGAACAGTACCCCATGTAGGAGGTCCTATTTTACCGGGAGGAAATTCGACAGTATTAATTGGCGGAATGCCGGCTTCGGTAGTAGGAGACAGTTGCGTTTGCACAGGACCGCCCGATACCATTGTAAAAGGATCGTCAACAGTACTGATCGGCGGAGGTCCTGCCGCAAGAATGGGAGATTCTACAGCACATGGAGGAACAATCGTTTTAGGTTGTCCGACAGTGATAATAGGAGGTTAA
- a CDS encoding phage baseplate assembly protein V, giving the protein MPAQPYIPADDLLNLEFLTDGTNNGLDTLLMEGQVSFELNKIPSAKFTFIGSNADVDQETVQPTDDLKKGQQIEVKVKVDNRPQTLFKGFIKSIEKSISESSVTLRIECKDDAYQLTTISEERENNSQTFEDKLKLFTKGLTLSDTLLGKEWGQENISHNVHTIPWDYLVGFLDSIGMMVNVRNGEFNALDILEAVPEEKYAAENGINVFAFSGREDESKKLSKASIEYWDPSSQSMEKIEAEQDAEKNIKTLTLNESRFLTSTMTRMANTFLKKSAHAVIQGNITTYGNLEAKAGDFLICNKISKEIDQKKLLISKEFHTFENASWKTEYTLGLESVQSFTETNSLSIPAQQAQTGQTNSVSGLQIGVVTQIEEDPDNQFRIKVRIPALSENGEGVWARLSNVFSGNEMGSFFIPNVDDEVIVGCLGNNPDTPIILGSLYSAQNAMPFPIEKENYTKAFVTKEGTKIQLDDEKKSIELSTKKGNKLLISDDEKGFILEDENGNKILMNADGITLDSSKDLILKARMDFKMDSAKAALSASATMDVKGSIIKLN; this is encoded by the coding sequence ATGCCTGCTCAACCATACATACCAGCCGATGATCTTCTCAATCTGGAATTTCTTACAGATGGAACAAATAATGGTCTTGATACCTTGCTGATGGAAGGACAGGTTTCTTTTGAGCTTAATAAAATACCTTCTGCTAAATTTACTTTTATAGGATCAAACGCTGATGTGGATCAAGAAACGGTGCAGCCAACGGACGATCTTAAAAAAGGTCAGCAAATCGAAGTGAAAGTAAAAGTTGATAACAGGCCTCAAACTCTATTCAAAGGATTTATTAAATCAATTGAAAAAAGCATCAGTGAGAGTTCTGTTACGCTTAGAATAGAATGTAAAGACGATGCTTATCAATTGACAACAATTTCCGAAGAACGAGAAAATAACAGTCAGACTTTCGAAGATAAATTAAAACTTTTTACAAAAGGTCTTACGCTGAGCGACACACTTTTGGGGAAAGAGTGGGGACAGGAAAATATTTCTCACAACGTTCATACAATTCCATGGGATTATCTGGTCGGATTTTTAGATTCAATCGGGATGATGGTCAATGTAAGAAATGGAGAATTTAATGCTTTAGATATTTTAGAAGCCGTTCCGGAAGAAAAATATGCAGCAGAAAACGGTATCAATGTATTCGCATTTTCAGGAAGAGAAGACGAATCAAAAAAATTAAGCAAAGCTTCAATCGAATATTGGGATCCATCTTCTCAATCGATGGAAAAAATTGAAGCTGAACAAGACGCTGAAAAAAATATAAAAACATTGACGCTTAATGAAAGCCGTTTTCTGACTTCTACAATGACAAGGATGGCAAATACATTTCTTAAAAAGAGTGCTCACGCTGTAATTCAGGGAAATATCACAACGTACGGTAATCTGGAAGCCAAAGCAGGAGATTTTTTGATTTGTAATAAAATAAGCAAAGAGATTGATCAAAAGAAATTACTAATCAGTAAAGAATTTCACACTTTTGAAAATGCAAGCTGGAAAACAGAATATACTTTGGGTTTAGAATCCGTACAGTCTTTTACAGAAACAAATTCGCTATCAATTCCTGCTCAGCAGGCGCAAACCGGACAAACCAATTCGGTGAGCGGATTACAGATCGGTGTTGTGACTCAGATAGAAGAAGACCCTGATAATCAGTTCAGAATAAAAGTAAGAATTCCAGCACTTTCAGAAAACGGGGAAGGAGTTTGGGCAAGATTATCCAATGTATTTTCAGGAAACGAAATGGGAAGTTTTTTTATTCCTAATGTTGATGATGAGGTGATTGTAGGTTGTCTGGGAAATAATCCCGATACGCCGATTATTTTAGGAAGCCTTTACAGTGCACAAAACGCAATGCCGTTTCCTATTGAAAAAGAAAATTATACGAAAGCTTTTGTAACCAAAGAAGGGACAAAAATACAGCTAGACGACGAGAAAAAATCTATTGAGCTGAGTACAAAAAAAGGAAATAAACTTTTGATCAGTGATGATGAAAAAGGCTTTATACTCGAAGACGAAAATGGAAATAAAATATTGATGAATGCAGACGGAATCACATTAGACAGCAGTAAAGATCTTATTCTTAAAGCTAGGATGGATTTCAAAATGGATTCGGCAAAAGCGGCGCTTTCGGCGTCTGCAACAATGGATGTAAAAGGATCAATCATAAAACTCAATTAA
- a CDS encoding DUF5908 family protein gives MAIQIKELHIKVKIEEESVNSTLSHQPIDSVKIQEIKSQLVKECTREVLEKLKEKQER, from the coding sequence ATGGCCATTCAGATCAAAGAATTACATATCAAGGTAAAGATTGAGGAAGAGTCTGTAAATTCTACACTTTCTCACCAACCGATAGATTCTGTAAAAATACAGGAAATAAAATCGCAACTCGTAAAAGAGTGTACCCGTGAAGTATTAGAAAAATTGAAAGAAAAACAAGAAAGATGA
- a CDS encoding phage tail protein gives MPDSNPIPGFYFSVIFELLPQFSVDTKFQSVNGLKVTMETESYTEGGQNKFKHNLPLRSGYQDLVLKRGLTSDMSGLSMWCNQALEDFVFYPANLVISLLNEKGNPLKVWYVSHAIPLSYELSDFDAEQNKIVIETITLKYNFFKELPVPNF, from the coding sequence ATGCCTGACAGCAATCCCATCCCCGGTTTTTACTTTTCTGTAATCTTTGAATTATTACCACAATTTAGTGTAGATACAAAGTTTCAAAGCGTTAACGGACTGAAAGTTACGATGGAAACCGAATCTTACACCGAAGGCGGACAAAATAAATTCAAACATAATTTGCCGCTACGTTCCGGATATCAGGATTTGGTTCTGAAAAGAGGATTAACTTCAGATATGTCTGGTTTATCAATGTGGTGCAATCAAGCATTGGAAGATTTTGTTTTCTACCCGGCGAATCTGGTCATTTCTTTACTGAATGAAAAAGGAAATCCTTTGAAGGTTTGGTATGTATCACATGCTATTCCGTTGAGCTATGAATTGAGTGATTTCGATGCAGAACAAAATAAAATTGTGATCGAAACCATTACGTTGAAATATAATTTTTTTAAAGAGCTTCCGGTTCCTAATTTTTAA
- a CDS encoding phage tail protein: MPNTDFPLPKFHFSVEWGGSKIAFTEVSGLNKEMDVIEHRVGSSPEFFKKKMPGMLKLSNITLKRGLFAGDNEFYDWYNTVALNTVERRNITISLLDENHEPKVVWKVKDCFIVSLKCTDMKSDANEAAIDTVEIANHGFTMEHV; encoded by the coding sequence ATGCCAAATACAGATTTTCCGCTACCCAAATTTCACTTCAGTGTAGAATGGGGCGGTAGCAAAATAGCTTTTACAGAAGTGTCCGGATTAAACAAAGAAATGGATGTCATTGAACATCGCGTGGGATCAAGCCCAGAATTTTTCAAAAAGAAAATGCCCGGAATGCTGAAACTCAGTAATATTACTCTCAAAAGAGGACTGTTTGCAGGAGATAATGAGTTCTATGATTGGTACAATACTGTTGCACTAAACACAGTAGAACGCCGAAATATCACCATTTCTTTATTAGATGAAAATCACGAGCCAAAAGTGGTCTGGAAAGTAAAAGACTGTTTTATAGTTTCTTTAAAATGTACAGACATGAAATCTGATGCGAATGAGGCAGCCATAGATACTGTAGAAATAGCCAATCACGGATTTACAATGGAACACGTATAA
- a CDS encoding phage tail sheath C-terminal domain-containing protein, which yields MNISAIKTPGVYVNEIDAFPPSIAQVATAIPAFVGYTEKATSLNVPTRISSLMEYEQIFGGAPVAANITVDLDSNLIPLDTSSVTESNFKLYNSMRLFYANGGGECYIVSIGIYTDNPSFDATTKGKFTDGIDKLEKYDEPTLILFPDAVNLSAANLGAVQVHSLMQCQKLMDRFTIMDVKQTANLIDDSEDFRDEIGNQNLKYGAAYYPYLQANFPYQFRFNDINGIGSGKVNFASIYATDLLISPLLNNFDVTYKKVYQSTAPEGFDTQWDNLDKSNYSINILDDTQDYVDQLWSYLKILGQTSSLASPFKGYVETLISISLKQYAQKIVDFSAAYGELQTPGADPEVDPPVDLDNLDLNPEADFDDVIWKSVSFTASGTNPYSGTALSTSGFADQGKIQAALDKLNSQIIAAMNSAMSALENYVMEEENNLISNIPLFSIIVSKLSQSMNTVPPSGAIAGIYAQTDATKGVWKAPANVSVNSIIGLTDDINDKDQENMNIHETGKSINAIRKFTGRGNLVWGARTLAGNSNDWRYVNVRRLANMIEESVKKACMQFVFEPNVAQTWVNVKGMIENYLTTLWNDGALAGAKPEHAFFVAVGLNQTMSAQDILEGRMIVKIGYAPSRPAEFIILEFKQMQQKS from the coding sequence ATGAATATTAGTGCCATTAAAACTCCCGGAGTATACGTCAACGAGATTGATGCATTTCCACCTTCTATCGCTCAAGTAGCAACTGCCATTCCTGCATTTGTAGGATATACAGAAAAAGCCACTTCTCTGAATGTTCCTACTCGGATTTCTTCTTTAATGGAATACGAGCAGATTTTTGGCGGAGCTCCGGTTGCTGCGAATATTACCGTAGATCTTGATAGTAATCTCATTCCATTAGATACATCTTCTGTTACAGAGAGCAACTTTAAGCTTTACAACAGCATGCGTTTGTTTTATGCCAATGGAGGAGGAGAATGCTATATCGTTTCAATCGGAATTTATACTGATAATCCCTCTTTTGATGCTACCACAAAAGGTAAATTTACTGACGGAATTGACAAGCTGGAAAAATATGATGAACCAACATTAATATTATTTCCTGATGCTGTTAATTTATCAGCAGCTAATTTAGGAGCAGTACAGGTACATTCATTAATGCAGTGCCAGAAACTGATGGATCGATTTACGATCATGGATGTCAAACAAACTGCAAACTTAATTGATGACAGTGAAGATTTCAGAGATGAAATAGGAAACCAGAACCTGAAATACGGAGCAGCTTATTATCCTTATTTACAGGCTAATTTCCCATATCAGTTCAGATTTAATGATATTAACGGAATCGGTTCGGGAAAAGTAAATTTTGCTTCTATTTACGCAACTGATTTACTGATAAGTCCATTATTAAATAATTTTGATGTCACTTATAAAAAAGTGTATCAAAGTACAGCTCCGGAAGGATTTGACACTCAATGGGATAATCTTGATAAAAGCAATTATTCGATCAATATTCTTGATGATACTCAAGATTATGTAGATCAGTTGTGGAGTTATCTGAAAATTCTTGGTCAGACCAGCAGTTTAGCCAGTCCGTTTAAGGGTTATGTTGAGACACTTATTTCAATTTCACTTAAACAATATGCACAGAAAATAGTTGATTTTTCAGCTGCTTACGGTGAGTTGCAAACTCCGGGAGCAGATCCTGAAGTAGATCCTCCTGTTGATTTAGATAACTTAGATCTAAATCCGGAAGCTGATTTTGATGATGTAATCTGGAAAAGTGTCTCGTTTACAGCTTCGGGAACAAATCCATATTCAGGAACAGCATTAAGTACTTCGGGTTTTGCGGATCAAGGAAAAATCCAGGCAGCATTAGATAAATTGAATTCTCAAATTATTGCTGCAATGAATTCAGCAATGAGCGCATTGGAAAATTATGTTATGGAAGAAGAAAATAATCTGATTTCAAACATTCCGCTTTTCTCGATCATTGTTTCAAAACTTTCCCAATCGATGAACACGGTTCCGCCTTCTGGAGCTATTGCGGGAATTTATGCTCAAACTGATGCAACAAAAGGTGTTTGGAAAGCCCCGGCGAATGTAAGTGTAAACTCAATAATAGGTTTAACGGATGACATCAACGATAAAGATCAGGAAAATATGAACATCCACGAAACCGGAAAATCAATCAACGCAATCCGAAAATTTACAGGAAGAGGAAATCTTGTCTGGGGTGCGAGAACGTTGGCAGGAAACAGCAACGACTGGCGATATGTCAACGTAAGAAGATTAGCAAATATGATCGAAGAATCTGTGAAAAAAGCCTGTATGCAGTTTGTGTTTGAGCCGAATGTTGCACAAACATGGGTCAATGTAAAAGGGATGATCGAAAATTATTTAACGACCCTTTGGAACGACGGTGCTTTGGCAGGAGCGAAACCCGAACACGCATTTTTTGTAGCAGTCGGACTTAACCAAACCATGTCTGCACAGGATATTCTTGAAGGCAGAATGATTGTAAAAATAGGATATGCTCCTTCAAGACCTGCAGAATTTATCATTTTGGAATTCAAACAAATGCAGCAAAAATCTTAA
- a CDS encoding DUF4255 domain-containing protein: protein MKITEFLSKLVTAVNAEITGIPIVELANIATLNDGDEFLSSKSSIILSIVNIEEDKVMKNQTLYKNYIPSGNTVEKYKNPTQNLILSLLFASYNIDQSKYTEGIDKLEAVIRYFQNNRVFYWQAPDLLEYIPESGFYDKLIFDMVSLKTDQLNQMWSYLGAKYMPSVLYQVQMVSIQAEETSSEEIIKKATIQLWENDPNDSTGHLESGTFTKNDDNEIITTT, encoded by the coding sequence ATGAAAATCACAGAGTTTCTTTCGAAACTTGTTACTGCAGTAAATGCAGAAATAACAGGAATCCCTATTGTCGAATTGGCCAATATAGCTACTTTGAACGATGGAGATGAGTTTCTGTCTTCCAAATCTTCCATCATTTTATCGATTGTCAACATTGAAGAAGATAAGGTGATGAAAAATCAAACTTTATATAAAAACTATATTCCCTCAGGCAATACGGTAGAAAAATATAAGAATCCTACTCAGAATTTAATTTTATCACTTTTATTTGCCTCCTATAATATCGATCAGTCGAAATACACAGAAGGAATAGATAAGCTGGAAGCAGTGATCAGATATTTTCAGAATAATCGTGTTTTTTACTGGCAAGCTCCAGATTTATTAGAATATATTCCCGAAAGCGGATTTTATGACAAGCTCATCTTTGATATGGTCAGTCTGAAAACCGATCAGCTCAACCAGATGTGGTCTTATCTTGGGGCAAAATACATGCCTTCGGTATTGTATCAGGTACAGATGGTTTCAATACAGGCAGAAGAAACTTCGTCAGAAGAAATCATTAAAAAAGCTACAATTCAACTTTGGGAAAATGATCCCAACGATTCTACCGGACATTTGGAATCCGGCACTTTCACCAAAAACGACGATAACGAAATTATAACAACTACTTAA
- a CDS encoding SDR family oxidoreductase codes for MKKILLTGATGYIGKRMINVIAAQGYQVICCCRDKNRFSKSVDIDDAQIEVVEVDFLKPETLDNIPKDISGAYYLMHSMSNSNDYAEVERQCAVNFSNYIETTDCKHIVYLSGLANEKELSQHLSSRFEVEKILMKCKVPATVLRAGIIIGSGSASFEIIRDLVEKLPVMVAPKWLHTKCQPIGIANVLDFLIFTLFKEQAYHKNFDIGCDNVLTYKEMLLEFAKIRGLKRKIFTVPVMTPKLSSYWLYFITSTSYNLASALVGSMKIEVICRPESLAEIKHITGVQPFSYDTALRRTLAKIQDNEIASSWKDSFISSRSDSSLKDYLDVPKYGCFTDLRTAEYDDRERCLDRVFSLGGVNGWYGQSLWEIRGLMDLMVGGPGLRRGRTHPDKLHEGDALDFWRVLYANKEEGKLILFAEMRLPGEAWLMFKVYKGKLWQKAVFRPQGLTGRLYWYSVLPFHGIIFKGMVRRLADNSLK; via the coding sequence ATGAAAAAAATTCTGCTTACCGGTGCTACCGGATACATCGGGAAACGAATGATTAACGTAATCGCTGCTCAAGGCTATCAAGTCATCTGCTGCTGCAGAGACAAAAACCGTTTTTCTAAAAGTGTGGATATTGATGATGCACAGATTGAAGTGGTGGAAGTGGATTTTCTGAAACCCGAAACACTGGATAACATTCCGAAAGATATTTCAGGAGCGTATTACTTGATGCATTCGATGAGCAACAGCAACGATTATGCAGAAGTTGAAAGACAATGCGCTGTTAATTTTTCAAATTATATTGAAACTACCGACTGTAAACACATCGTTTATCTTTCGGGTTTGGCGAATGAAAAAGAATTATCACAACATTTGAGTTCAAGATTTGAAGTTGAAAAAATCCTGATGAAATGTAAAGTTCCTGCAACAGTTTTAAGAGCGGGAATTATTATTGGTTCAGGAAGTGCATCGTTCGAAATCATCAGAGATCTGGTGGAAAAATTACCGGTAATGGTGGCTCCGAAATGGCTCCACACAAAATGTCAGCCGATTGGAATTGCCAATGTTCTGGATTTTCTGATCTTTACTTTATTTAAAGAACAGGCATATCACAAAAATTTTGACATCGGATGCGATAATGTTTTGACCTACAAAGAAATGCTTTTGGAATTTGCCAAAATCAGAGGACTGAAAAGAAAAATTTTCACCGTTCCTGTTATGACTCCGAAATTGTCTTCGTATTGGCTGTATTTTATTACTTCAACATCTTACAATCTGGCTTCTGCATTGGTCGGAAGTATGAAGATTGAAGTTATCTGCAGACCGGAAAGCCTTGCGGAAATCAAACATATTACCGGAGTTCAGCCTTTTTCTTATGATACGGCTTTGAGAAGAACTTTGGCTAAAATTCAGGACAACGAAATTGCTTCAAGCTGGAAAGACAGCTTTATCAGCAGCAGAAGCGATTCCAGCCTGAAAGATTATCTGGATGTCCCAAAATATGGCTGTTTTACAGATTTGAGAACGGCAGAATATGACGATCGTGAACGATGTCTTGACCGGGTTTTTTCTTTAGGTGGTGTAAACGGATGGTACGGACAAAGCCTTTGGGAAATACGGGGTTTGATGGATTTAATGGTCGGAGGTCCCGGATTGAGACGGGGAAGAACACATCCCGATAAACTTCACGAAGGCGATGCGCTTGATTTCTGGCGTGTTTTATATGCCAATAAAGAAGAAGGAAAACTGATTCTCTTTGCAGAAATGAGACTTCCCGGAGAAGCTTGGCTGATGTTTAAAGTGTACAAAGGCAAACTTTGGCAGAAAGCCGTTTTCCGGCCTCAAGGATTGACGGGAAGGTTGTATTGGTATTCTGTTTTGCCGTTTCACGGGATTATTTTTAAAGGGATGGTGAGGAGATTAGCTGATAATTCTTTAAAATAG
- the ribA gene encoding GTP cyclohydrolase II translates to MLTIQAQSNIPTDFGMFTVYAFSEHEDDWSPHLVWVAENTDFNKTVNVRFHSECITGEVFHSKKCECGQQLDTAMKYVSENGGMIIYLRQEGRNIGIINKLRAYALQEKGFDTVEANLKLGLPADGRNFDVAVEMLKILNVKEINLLTNNPDKLKSLENSGIILNHRVPLEIESNEVNEGYLSKKKDYFGHLLEKV, encoded by the coding sequence ATGTTGACAATACAGGCACAATCGAATATACCTACAGATTTTGGAATGTTTACTGTTTATGCATTCTCAGAACACGAAGACGACTGGAGCCCGCATTTGGTTTGGGTTGCAGAAAATACAGATTTCAACAAAACGGTGAATGTTCGTTTTCATTCGGAATGTATTACAGGTGAAGTTTTTCATTCGAAAAAATGTGAATGCGGACAACAGCTTGATACTGCAATGAAATATGTGTCGGAAAACGGCGGAATGATTATTTATCTTCGTCAGGAAGGGCGGAATATCGGAATCATCAATAAATTGAGAGCTTATGCGCTTCAGGAAAAAGGTTTTGATACCGTGGAAGCCAATTTAAAACTGGGTTTGCCTGCAGACGGAAGAAATTTTGATGTAGCGGTGGAAATGCTTAAGATTCTGAATGTGAAAGAAATTAATTTGCTGACCAATAATCCGGATAAGCTTAAATCTCTTGAAAACAGTGGAATTATTCTCAATCACAGAGTCCCTTTGGAAATAGAATCTAACGAAGTGAACGAAGGTTATCTTTCAAAAAAGAAAGATTATTTCGGACATCTTTTAGAAAAGGTATAA
- a CDS encoding TetR family transcriptional regulator C-terminal domain-containing protein: MQEQANITQEKIFELYGDYLLNHGEKPKNVYLFAKENNFEEKEFYHYFSGFEQIEREMLNHLFTKSLELASEVNSSDEVATKEKLLNVYFIFFENLTMNRSLVLSILGNNKLQKIKILQNLRENHKQFINTLNFNEWEMIEKAKEDIRKFNEKSRQEVLWLHLVSAIDFWKKDTSPDFEKTDIFIEKTIDTGFELMDNEPLRKVFDLGKFIWKEKFKMS; this comes from the coding sequence ATGCAAGAACAAGCCAATATCACACAGGAAAAAATATTTGAACTATACGGTGATTATCTTTTGAATCATGGAGAAAAGCCAAAAAATGTTTACCTTTTTGCTAAAGAAAACAATTTTGAGGAAAAAGAATTTTACCATTACTTTTCAGGATTTGAGCAGATTGAAAGAGAAATGCTGAATCATCTTTTTACTAAATCTTTAGAACTGGCTTCGGAAGTCAATTCTTCTGATGAGGTTGCTACAAAAGAAAAATTATTAAATGTCTATTTCATTTTCTTTGAAAATCTTACGATGAACCGTTCTTTGGTTTTGTCAATTTTGGGAAATAATAAACTTCAGAAAATCAAAATCCTTCAGAACCTTCGTGAAAATCATAAACAATTTATCAATACTTTAAACTTTAACGAATGGGAAATGATTGAGAAAGCGAAAGAAGATATCCGAAAATTTAACGAAAAATCAAGACAGGAAGTACTTTGGCTTCATTTGGTTTCCGCCATTGACTTCTGGAAAAAAGATACTTCTCCCGATTTTGAAAAAACCGACATTTTCATCGAGAAAACCATTGATACGGGTTTTGAACTGATGGACAACGAACCATTGAGAAAAGTATTTGACCTTGGAAAATTCATTTGGAAGGAAAAGTTTAAAATGAGCTGA
- a CDS encoding AarF/ABC1/UbiB kinase family protein, with translation MKTLDKIPTGKIKRTSSLLKAGAKVGINYLKYYGNKITKDEEEARKILNEDNATDIYDSLKELKGSALKVAQMLSMEKNILPVEYVEKFSLSQFSVPPLSGALVKKTFRKYFGKNPEDIFDEFSAESVNAASIGQVHTAKKDGKKLAVKIQYPGVRESISSDLKMVKPIAMKMFNIKKEGSESYFQEVEDKLFEETDYNLELKRSQHFAEECSHLPNVKFPHYYPEYSCEKIITMDWMSGIHFSEFTKKQNSQEDLNKIGQTLWDFYMYQMHILKKVHADPHPGNFLISENNELLVIDFGCIKEIPEDFYIPYFELAKEENLKNPEIFREKLFTLEILRTEDSEKEKEFFAKLFYELLELFTRPFNQEKFDFSDESFFQEIADLGQKYAKASDMKGMNTNRGSRHFIYLNRTFFGLYNMMHDLKAKDVAINNFKNYCK, from the coding sequence ATGAAAACATTAGATAAAATCCCCACAGGAAAAATTAAACGGACAAGTAGCCTGCTCAAAGCAGGTGCAAAAGTCGGTATTAATTACCTGAAATATTACGGAAATAAAATCACGAAAGATGAAGAAGAAGCCCGAAAAATTCTGAATGAAGACAACGCAACAGACATTTACGACTCACTAAAAGAATTGAAAGGTTCTGCTTTGAAAGTCGCACAAATGCTGAGTATGGAAAAAAACATTCTTCCGGTGGAATATGTAGAGAAATTCTCACTTTCTCAATTTTCCGTTCCGCCTTTGTCGGGAGCTTTGGTAAAGAAAACTTTCAGAAAATATTTCGGGAAAAATCCGGAAGATATTTTTGATGAATTTTCCGCCGAATCGGTTAATGCTGCGAGTATCGGACAGGTTCATACTGCGAAAAAAGACGGTAAAAAACTAGCGGTAAAAATCCAGTATCCAGGTGTGAGAGAAAGTATTTCCAGCGACCTGAAAATGGTAAAACCGATTGCAATGAAGATGTTTAACATCAAAAAAGAAGGTTCAGAATCTTACTTTCAGGAAGTGGAAGACAAATTGTTTGAAGAAACCGATTATAATCTGGAACTGAAACGCAGTCAGCATTTTGCAGAAGAATGCAGTCATCTTCCCAATGTGAAATTCCCTCATTACTACCCTGAATATTCGTGTGAAAAGATCATTACGATGGATTGGATGTCGGGAATTCATTTTTCGGAATTTACTAAAAAACAGAATTCGCAGGAGGATTTGAATAAAATTGGACAGACGCTTTGGGATTTTTATATGTATCAGATGCATATTCTGAAAAAAGTTCACGCCGATCCGCATCCGGGAAATTTCCTGATTTCGGAAAACAATGAATTATTGGTTATCGATTTTGGCTGTATCAAAGAGATTCCGGAAGATTTCTACATTCCGTATTTCGAACTGGCGAAAGAAGAAAATCTGAAAAATCCTGAGATTTTCCGTGAGAAATTGTTCACGCTGGAAATTCTTCGAACAGAAGATTCAGAAAAAGAAAAAGAGTTTTTTGCCAAATTATTCTACGAATTGCTTGAATTGTTTACGAGACCGTTTAATCAGGAAAAATTTGACTTTTCAGATGAGTCGTTCTTTCAGGAAATTGCCGATCTGGGACAGAAATATGCGAAAGCAAGTGATATGAAAGGAATGAATACGAACCGCGGTTCCCGACATTTCATTTACCTGAACCGAACATTTTTCGGACTGTATAATATGATGCACGATCTTAAAGCGAAAGATGTGGCGATTAATAATTTTAAAAATTATTGTAAGTGA
- a CDS encoding DUF2256 domain-containing protein, whose amino-acid sequence MPSGLPSKICEVCGLPFNWRKKWKKNWDEVKYCSERCRKNKKSTSSGSPKI is encoded by the coding sequence ATGCCTTCAGGATTGCCTTCCAAAATCTGTGAAGTCTGCGGACTGCCTTTCAACTGGCGGAAAAAGTGGAAAAAAAACTGGGACGAAGTAAAATATTGCAGCGAAAGATGCCGAAAAAACAAAAAATCAACATCCTCTGGATCACCAAAGATTTGA